In one window of Methanoculleus chikugoensis DNA:
- a CDS encoding nucleotidyltransferase family protein, producing MNPGADISTLLIQKRDEILSLAHRRGARNVRVFGSVARNEAREDSDIDLLIDLDPDRSLLDVGGLAMDLSLLLGRSVDVVTEAGLRERIRSRILQEARPL from the coding sequence ATGAATCCGGGAGCCGATATCTCTACCCTTCTCATCCAGAAGCGGGATGAGATCCTATCTCTCGCGCACCGGAGGGGAGCCAGAAACGTGCGGGTGTTCGGATCCGTGGCACGAAACGAAGCCCGGGAAGACAGTGATATCGACCTCCTGATCGACCTCGATCCCGACCGGAGTCTCCTTGACGTGGGCGGTCTTGCGATGGATCTCTCGCTCCTGCTCGGTCGTTCGGTTGATGTTGTGACCGAAGCGGGACTTCGGGAGCGTATTCGATCAAGGATCTTACAGGAAGCCCGGCCTTTATGA
- a CDS encoding HepT-like ribonuclease domain-containing protein, whose translation MAQVWIIHHLQIIGEAVRGISSEFKAEKPGIPWTDIIGMRNVLIHHYFGIDRDAVWNVVERDLLELKNQILPWVRE comes from the coding sequence ATGGCACAGGTCTGGATAATCCACCACCTTCAGATCATCGGGGAAGCCGTACGGGGGATTTCATCAGAATTCAAGGCTGAAAAACCGGGAATCCCCTGGACGGACATCATCGGAATGAGGAATGTCCTTATACACCACTATTTTGGAATCGACCGCGATGCAGTCTGGAATGTGGTCGAACGCGATCTGTTGGAACTGAAAAACCAGATCCTGCCCTGGGTCAGGGAGTAG
- the rimI gene encoding ribosomal protein S18-alanine N-acetyltransferase, translated as MMPLQLIIRRAQPADIPQIVAVEKAAFTDPWDERTLQESLAYYPETFFVAKNNGDVAGFVAGGVEDTGEEVYGHIMNLAVAPGYRRQGIGQHLIRRLEQEYVVLGASAVQLEVRVTNTGAQEFYRRLGYREVFQVAAYYANEEDALVMMKWFRF; from the coding sequence ATGATGCCGCTCCAACTCATTATTCGCCGGGCACAGCCCGCAGACATTCCGCAGATAGTCGCCGTCGAGAAGGCAGCCTTCACCGACCCCTGGGACGAGAGGACGCTCCAGGAATCCCTGGCCTACTACCCGGAGACGTTCTTCGTGGCAAAAAACAACGGTGACGTGGCCGGCTTCGTCGCCGGGGGCGTTGAAGACACCGGGGAAGAGGTGTACGGACATATCATGAACCTCGCCGTCGCCCCCGGATACCGGCGCCAGGGGATCGGCCAGCACCTCATCCGCCGCCTGGAGCAGGAGTATGTTGTTTTAGGCGCGAGCGCCGTTCAGCTCGAGGTCCGGGTGACGAACACCGGGGCGCAGGAGTTCTACCGCCGTCTCGGTTACCGGGAGGTCTTCCAGGTCGCCGCATACTACGCGAACGAGGAGGACGCTCTGGTTATGATGAAGTGGTTTCGGTTTTAA
- a CDS encoding DUF1015 domain-containing protein yields MVQIYRFAAVRPGRRYSEKIPSVPYDVVTAEEARECIEKNPLSFLRVSRPDAELPDIPPNDDRVYQRSREVFDGMLTDGLMQRDREAGMYVYRAVQDGEEFVGLVCCVGTEDYENRTIRRHELTRYDKEEDRTRHIDVVGANTGLVFLLYRDPGEIFSHVRSLIDGVQPDGSTTTASGVLHEVYRIADEAALARLESLFAGVPETYIADGHHRAKSAVNVAERRRSEGRFTEEAGKFMVVFFAHDRVRIHGYSRLVTDLGDYTPGRFLEALPKAGWTVRPYGMIDATGYQIQPLAARDAPVHVMHFYLEGTWYEVSRPVADPGDLIGSLDVSVLQKDVLEGMLGISDPRGDPRLHYMGGAKPLRELERLVDTKKYAFAVAMQPVPVETVLAIADADGVMPPKSTWFEPKLLSGLVIHTID; encoded by the coding sequence ATGGTTCAGATCTATCGTTTCGCGGCGGTCCGTCCGGGGCGGCGGTACTCCGAAAAGATCCCTTCCGTGCCCTACGACGTGGTGACGGCAGAAGAGGCCCGGGAATGCATCGAGAAGAATCCCTTAAGCTTCCTGCGGGTCAGCCGGCCGGATGCCGAGCTCCCCGACATACCCCCGAACGACGACCGGGTTTACCAGAGGTCGCGGGAGGTCTTCGACGGGATGCTCACAGACGGCCTGATGCAGCGTGACCGGGAGGCGGGGATGTACGTCTACCGGGCGGTCCAGGACGGCGAGGAGTTCGTCGGGCTGGTCTGTTGCGTGGGGACGGAGGACTACGAGAACCGGACGATCCGGCGGCACGAACTCACCCGGTACGACAAGGAGGAAGACCGGACCCGGCACATCGATGTGGTCGGCGCAAACACCGGGCTCGTCTTCCTGCTCTATCGCGACCCGGGGGAGATCTTCTCCCACGTCCGCTCTCTCATCGACGGCGTGCAGCCCGACGGGAGCACCACGACCGCATCGGGCGTGCTCCACGAGGTCTACCGGATCGCCGACGAGGCCGCTCTCGCCCGCCTTGAGAGCCTGTTTGCGGGGGTGCCGGAGACCTACATCGCGGACGGGCACCACCGCGCCAAATCGGCGGTGAACGTTGCAGAGCGCCGTCGGAGCGAGGGGCGGTTCACCGAAGAGGCCGGGAAGTTCATGGTGGTCTTCTTTGCCCACGACCGCGTCCGCATCCACGGCTACAGCAGGCTCGTCACCGACCTCGGGGACTACACGCCCGGGCGGTTCCTCGAAGCACTCCCGAAAGCGGGCTGGACTGTCCGCCCCTACGGGATGATCGACGCTACGGGCTACCAGATCCAGCCGCTCGCTGCCCGGGATGCGCCGGTGCACGTCATGCACTTCTACCTCGAGGGAACCTGGTACGAGGTCTCTCGGCCGGTCGCGGACCCCGGCGACCTGATCGGGTCGCTCGACGTCTCGGTCCTCCAGAAAGACGTCCTCGAAGGGATGCTCGGGATCTCCGACCCCCGGGGCGATCCCCGGCTCCACTACATGGGCGGAGCAAAACCCCTCCGTGAACTCGAACGGCTCGTGGACACCAAAAAATACGCCTTCGCGGTAGCGATGCAGCCGGTGCCGGTCGAGACGGTGCTCGCGATCGCCGACGCGGACGGTGTCATGCCCCCGAAGTCCACCTGGTTCGAGCCGAAACTCCTCTCGGGGCTTGTCATCCACACCATCGACTGA
- the hisG gene encoding ATP phosphoribosyltransferase → MITIALPKGSLEAQTLQLFKEADLEVRRTDRDYNPRINDPRIGKVKILRPQEIPLYVQMGYFDLGISGLDWVQESGADVVEVANLSYSKTGDGNVKIVVAVHRDEPIEDVTAIRPGSRVTTEYPRITEQFFAELGVPVSLFPSYGASEAKVPDLMDVVVDLTETGSTLKKNGLKIVGQIMESHTALLANRDSLRDPEKRREIDEITTLLLGVIEARHQVLLTMNVPAAALDRVIEVLPAMKKPTVGRLHGIDYFSIQTVVQKGLVNGLIPPLKAAGAEDILEIPITKIVR, encoded by the coding sequence ATGATCACGATTGCGCTCCCGAAGGGGAGCCTTGAGGCGCAGACGCTCCAGCTCTTCAAGGAGGCGGACCTCGAGGTCAGGCGGACCGACCGCGACTACAATCCCCGGATCAACGATCCCCGGATCGGGAAGGTGAAGATCCTTCGCCCGCAGGAGATCCCGCTCTACGTCCAGATGGGCTACTTCGATCTCGGGATATCGGGGCTCGACTGGGTGCAGGAGAGCGGTGCCGACGTCGTCGAGGTTGCAAACCTCTCCTACAGCAAGACGGGCGACGGGAACGTCAAGATCGTGGTCGCGGTCCACCGCGACGAACCGATAGAGGACGTCACCGCCATCCGCCCGGGCAGCCGGGTGACGACCGAATACCCGCGGATCACGGAACAGTTCTTCGCGGAACTCGGGGTGCCGGTCAGCCTCTTTCCCTCCTACGGGGCATCCGAGGCAAAGGTCCCCGACCTGATGGACGTCGTCGTCGACCTCACCGAGACCGGGAGCACGCTCAAGAAGAACGGGCTCAAGATCGTCGGGCAGATCATGGAGTCGCACACCGCGCTCCTCGCGAACCGCGACTCACTCCGCGACCCGGAGAAGCGCCGGGAGATCGACGAGATCACGACCCTCCTCCTCGGGGTGATCGAGGCGCGCCACCAGGTGCTCCTGACGATGAACGTGCCGGCGGCCGCGCTCGACCGCGTCATCGAAGTCCTCCCCGCGATGAAGAAGCCCACCGTCGGCAGGCTGCACGGCATCGACTACTTCAGCATCCAGACGGTGGTACAGAAAGGGCTCGTCAACGGCCTCATCCCGCCGCTCAAGGCCGCGGGCGCCGAAGATATCCTCGAGATCCCGATAACAAAAATAGTGCGGTGA
- a CDS encoding FmdE family protein, producing MCSTIPPGTPGEAHDRFAEAAAFHGHICPGLATGYRAAEVALARLRSGRSEDEELVTIAETDACGVDAIQVLTGCTAGKGNLLFKDHGKHAFTFINRKTGAAIRVVSNPSFNVDSLDPDLAPLRARVMQGLATDAEHAEFHERTEKIVDAILEAPAEHLFIIHEVDVEIPERARIFRSVACAKCGEMTAESRVRVEDGKFVCYACSREYSRRG from the coding sequence ATGTGTAGCACCATTCCCCCCGGCACGCCGGGAGAAGCACATGACCGGTTCGCCGAAGCGGCCGCCTTCCACGGCCACATCTGCCCCGGTCTCGCGACGGGCTACCGGGCGGCGGAAGTCGCCCTCGCACGGCTCCGTTCCGGGCGGTCGGAGGACGAGGAACTCGTCACCATCGCCGAGACCGATGCCTGCGGCGTCGATGCCATCCAGGTTCTCACCGGCTGCACCGCCGGAAAAGGAAACCTCCTCTTCAAGGATCACGGGAAGCATGCATTTACGTTCATCAACCGTAAAACCGGGGCCGCGATCCGCGTGGTCTCGAACCCGTCGTTCAACGTCGACTCGCTCGACCCCGACCTTGCGCCGCTCAGGGCGCGGGTGATGCAGGGGCTGGCGACCGATGCGGAGCACGCCGAGTTTCACGAGCGGACGGAGAAGATCGTTGACGCCATCCTTGAGGCGCCCGCCGAGCACCTCTTCATCATCCACGAGGTCGATGTCGAGATCCCCGAACGGGCCCGGATCTTTCGGTCGGTAGCGTGCGCAAAATGCGGTGAGATGACCGCCGAGTCCCGCGTCAGGGTCGAAGACGGGAAGTTCGTCTGCTACGCCTGCTCGCGGGAGTATTCCCGGCGTGGGTGA
- a CDS encoding DUF7288 family protein: MVNDGGQLYTMEGVAAGLIMLLTAYIVISTTSIYTPGDTHIPDMQLEQLGSDVLAMMDTPDATGATRSDLATYVYTTNQSDFRAAFCDYCNMRAGSDDDLKMNAYVYYRDQDSDTVRSYALDEEDMTTGRENAVRVTRWVQVPGKPLGSPGGVDPRPQAVLVEVLLWRA; the protein is encoded by the coding sequence ATGGTGAACGATGGAGGTCAGCTCTACACGATGGAAGGTGTCGCGGCCGGGCTCATCATGCTCCTCACCGCGTACATCGTCATCAGCACGACGAGCATCTACACTCCCGGCGATACGCACATCCCGGACATGCAACTCGAACAACTCGGGAGCGACGTGCTGGCGATGATGGATACGCCGGATGCAACTGGAGCCACAAGAAGCGATCTCGCAACATACGTCTATACTACCAACCAGTCCGATTTTAGAGCGGCATTCTGCGACTACTGCAATATGCGGGCAGGTTCAGACGATGATCTCAAGATGAACGCTTATGTGTATTATCGGGATCAGGACAGCGATACCGTCAGATCGTACGCTCTCGATGAGGAGGACATGACGACGGGGCGCGAAAACGCTGTCCGGGTTACCCGATGGGTTCAGGTTCCAGGAAAGCCATTGGGTTCGCCAGGAGGCGTTGATCCCCGACCGCAGGCCGTCCTCGTGGAGGTGCTGTTATGGCGTGCATGA
- a CDS encoding DUF7289 family protein, which yields MNEKAVSEAVGFVLILGIVISGIGLVTLYGYPVLVKEQSNTDVKNMERAMIVIQNDMKSLCFKNVPYKETSLQVSGGTFEVINATQYGGFINVTNGTPAFQKNYTIGALTYRSDRGTGVTTLENGAVMIRQEGATGSAMLAEPRWFYDDSTDTFVIYIMNITTEAPMAKSGMTTVRMSLEGSDTQSIPVAPGDNVTVEYTSGSSGDYSVAWENYLTGSSVGMQKTAPSNYYERSGVANLVIKEYRIRIHDI from the coding sequence ATGAATGAGAAGGCGGTATCGGAGGCGGTCGGGTTCGTCCTGATCCTCGGGATCGTCATCAGCGGCATCGGGCTCGTCACGCTCTACGGCTACCCGGTGCTCGTCAAGGAGCAGAGCAACACCGACGTGAAGAACATGGAGCGGGCGATGATCGTCATCCAGAACGACATGAAGAGCCTCTGCTTCAAGAACGTGCCCTACAAGGAGACGTCGCTCCAGGTAAGCGGCGGGACGTTCGAGGTGATCAACGCCACCCAGTACGGCGGCTTCATCAACGTCACGAACGGCACTCCTGCGTTCCAGAAGAACTACACCATAGGCGCACTGACCTACCGGTCCGACCGGGGCACCGGGGTGACCACCCTGGAGAACGGTGCGGTGATGATACGCCAGGAGGGGGCGACGGGGTCGGCGATGCTTGCCGAGCCGCGGTGGTTCTATGACGACTCCACGGATACGTTCGTCATTTACATCATGAACATCACCACCGAGGCGCCGATGGCGAAGTCCGGGATGACGACGGTGAGGATGAGCCTGGAGGGTTCGGATACGCAATCGATACCGGTTGCACCCGGAGATAATGTGACGGTGGAGTATACGAGCGGTTCGTCGGGTGACTACTCAGTCGCGTGGGAGAACTACCTGACCGGCAGTTCGGTCGGGATGCAGAAGACCGCGCCCAGCAACTACTACGAACGGAGCGGTGTCGCTAACCTCGTCATCAAAGAGTACAGGATCAGGATCCACGACATCTAA
- the eif1A gene encoding translation initiation factor eIF-1A: MRLPNKRNREMFGSAELMLGANHIKIRCFDGVTRTGRIKGKIKKKVWIREGDVLVVVPWSFQDEKCDIIYRYTRPQVEWLRKNRYL, encoded by the coding sequence GTGCGCCTGCCGAACAAGAGGAACCGGGAGATGTTCGGGAGCGCCGAACTGATGCTGGGCGCAAATCATATCAAGATCCGCTGCTTCGACGGGGTGACGCGCACCGGGCGGATCAAGGGCAAGATCAAGAAGAAGGTCTGGATCCGGGAAGGAGACGTTCTGGTGGTCGTCCCCTGGAGTTTCCAGGACGAGAAGTGCGATATCATCTACCGCTACACGAGACCCCAGGTGGAATGGCTCAGGAAGAACCGGTACCTCTGA
- a CDS encoding metallophosphoesterase, translating into MNLKTPSARHMAIFMLILLPSMTGYMAWEARAVEVTVLEIDGAPEGIVYITDPHVRVSNIDHVREVIDEVNRLNPSLVLIGGDFATGEEEDFTAQEVWRSLDAPAYAVLGNHDYRVGIDGPTGIERLLATSTSAVVAADAYDVSALNDGSADTAFADELAATLEENGVHVLRNDYVRVAVGGEEIVIVGIDDGWAGMADPPGVPATDAFTLYLVHEPSCRADWDADLILSGHTHGGQFLFPVVKQLNDLGVVELAGLFGGDGRTPTYVSRGVCTSTLAGVELRFNCQPEIVLINPTEEQLRAIA; encoded by the coding sequence GTGAATTTGAAGACACCCAGCGCACGGCATATGGCGATATTCATGCTCATTCTGCTCCCTTCCATGACAGGCTACATGGCCTGGGAAGCACGGGCCGTCGAGGTGACCGTTCTTGAGATCGACGGCGCACCCGAAGGCATTGTCTATATCACCGATCCTCACGTCAGGGTGTCCAACATCGACCACGTCCGGGAGGTGATCGATGAGGTCAACCGCCTGAACCCCTCGCTCGTCCTGATCGGCGGCGACTTCGCCACCGGCGAGGAGGAAGACTTCACAGCCCAGGAGGTATGGAGGTCGCTCGACGCCCCGGCCTACGCCGTGCTCGGGAACCACGACTACCGGGTGGGGATCGACGGCCCGACAGGCATCGAGAGGCTGCTCGCCACCTCGACGTCGGCCGTGGTCGCCGCCGACGCCTACGACGTCTCGGCCCTGAACGACGGTTCCGCCGACACCGCGTTTGCCGACGAACTTGCCGCGACGCTTGAAGAGAACGGGGTGCACGTCCTCAGAAACGACTATGTCCGCGTCGCCGTCGGGGGCGAGGAGATCGTCATCGTCGGGATCGACGACGGGTGGGCAGGGATGGCGGACCCGCCCGGGGTGCCGGCGACGGACGCGTTCACCCTCTACCTCGTCCACGAACCCTCGTGCCGGGCGGACTGGGACGCCGACCTCATCCTCTCCGGCCACACCCACGGCGGCCAGTTCCTCTTCCCGGTTGTCAAACAGCTCAACGATCTCGGTGTTGTCGAACTCGCCGGTCTTTTCGGCGGCGACGGGAGGACGCCCACCTACGTCTCCCGCGGGGTCTGCACCTCGACTCTTGCGGGAGTGGAACTCCGGTTCAACTGCCAGCCCGAGATCGTCCTCATAAACCCGACCGAGGAGCAACTCCGGGCGATAGCCTGA
- a CDS encoding restriction endonuclease, which produces MKHVTKADGGRQPFDPEKVQRTLRKMGVGAEDAERIAGEIAESVPDGVRTAAVLRMIRARAKAVHPAVSHRTNLRRALGLLRSKPDFEEFVRVLLREHGYQVETGCVLAGRCGEHEVDAVAEKDGTTVFVEVKHHVSHHRVTGLDEGRIARAIIEDLQEGFRSGRCVVAIDGALIVCNTKLSEHAKRYATCRGIGHIGWDYPEERNLRTMIEETQSYPITIVAGVSRSVSTRLAAAGVVTAKQIAYGDATTIAHDADIPLKEVLLIAGRARAILEA; this is translated from the coding sequence ATGAAGCACGTCACGAAGGCCGACGGCGGCCGGCAGCCGTTCGACCCAGAGAAGGTGCAGCGGACGCTCCGGAAGATGGGCGTCGGCGCGGAGGACGCCGAACGGATCGCCGGCGAGATAGCGGAGTCGGTGCCGGACGGGGTGAGGACCGCCGCGGTTCTCCGGATGATCCGCGCCCGGGCAAAGGCCGTCCACCCCGCCGTCAGCCACCGGACGAACCTCCGGAGAGCGCTCGGCCTTCTGCGCTCGAAACCGGACTTCGAGGAGTTCGTGCGGGTTCTCCTCCGTGAGCACGGCTACCAGGTGGAGACCGGATGTGTGCTCGCCGGCCGGTGCGGAGAGCACGAGGTGGACGCCGTCGCAGAGAAGGACGGCACGACCGTCTTCGTCGAGGTGAAGCACCACGTGAGCCACCACCGGGTGACCGGCCTCGACGAAGGCCGGATCGCCCGGGCTATCATCGAGGACCTCCAGGAGGGGTTCCGGTCGGGACGGTGCGTCGTTGCGATCGACGGCGCCCTGATCGTCTGCAACACCAAACTCTCGGAGCACGCGAAGCGTTACGCCACCTGCCGGGGGATCGGGCATATCGGGTGGGACTACCCGGAGGAGCGGAACCTCCGGACGATGATCGAGGAGACGCAGTCCTACCCGATCACGATCGTCGCCGGGGTGAGCCGGTCGGTCTCCACCAGGCTGGCCGCCGCCGGGGTCGTCACGGCAAAGCAGATCGCCTACGGCGACGCTACGACCATCGCCCACGACGCGGATATCCCTCTCAAGGAGGTGCTGCTGATCGCCGGGCGGGCTCGTGCCATCCTTGAGGCGTGA
- a CDS encoding ketopantoate reductase family protein, translating to MESLQRPVILILGAGAVGLSLAGRLAAVATVYAACRPVHADAIRERGLTMEGVWGDGTVRGVIPVTGPADLPPAVDFVIVTAKGTGTRTISREYAGVIRGRPTASLQNGIGNEEIIAEYTDTVIGGTVTTNFSILGPGHVRVLSESAPMRLGIWSGGDGGALEGLIGIVRAAGIAVEPEPDIRAGKWAKALLNIAVNPICALLRAPVGVAADEEIRGIVDGLVRETFAVAGAEGVRLPWMTADDYLAYLFRVQVPDFAAVYPSMYHDLRQGRRTEIDLLNGYVARLGERHGIPTPHNRCIAGLVRYAEAHPDGR from the coding sequence ATGGAGTCACTGCAACGCCCGGTTATCCTGATCCTCGGCGCGGGGGCGGTCGGCCTCTCGCTCGCCGGAAGACTTGCCGCGGTCGCAACGGTCTACGCGGCCTGCCGGCCGGTGCACGCCGACGCGATCCGGGAGCGGGGCCTCACGATGGAGGGGGTCTGGGGAGACGGTACCGTCAGGGGAGTTATACCGGTCACGGGGCCGGCCGATCTCCCGCCGGCAGTCGACTTCGTCATCGTCACCGCGAAGGGCACCGGCACCCGGACGATCTCCCGGGAGTACGCCGGGGTGATCCGGGGCAGGCCGACGGCAAGCCTCCAGAACGGGATCGGGAACGAGGAGATCATCGCGGAGTACACCGATACCGTCATCGGCGGAACCGTGACGACGAACTTCTCGATCCTCGGACCCGGCCACGTCCGGGTCTTGAGCGAGAGCGCCCCGATGCGGCTCGGGATCTGGTCCGGCGGCGACGGCGGGGCTCTTGAGGGGCTGATCGGGATCGTTCGGGCCGCCGGGATCGCGGTCGAACCCGAACCCGACATCCGCGCCGGCAAGTGGGCGAAAGCCCTCCTCAACATCGCGGTGAACCCGATCTGCGCCCTCCTCCGCGCCCCGGTCGGGGTGGCCGCCGACGAAGAGATCCGCGGGATCGTCGACGGCCTCGTCCGCGAGACCTTCGCCGTCGCCGGTGCCGAAGGGGTGCGGCTCCCCTGGATGACCGCCGACGACTATCTCGCGTACCTCTTCCGTGTGCAGGTGCCCGACTTCGCCGCCGTCTACCCCTCGATGTACCACGACCTCCGGCAGGGCCGGCGGACGGAGATCGATCTCCTCAACGGTTACGTGGCACGCCTCGGGGAACGCCACGGCATCCCGACGCCCCACAACCGGTGCATCGCCGGCCTCGTCCGCTACGCCGAGGCGCACCCGGACGGCCGGTGA
- a CDS encoding flavodoxin family protein, whose translation MILIVYYSGEGHTEKVATALAEKVGGRLARIEPVTEAGMFRKGMMAMFGMRAEVRPVKTDLADVDFLVVATPVWSRKVPPYVNEYLSKVTGAAGKPFSVLVEMGGSGAESAVEIVRRSLEAKGMRFVSSAVTIESEVDAGRFGPTIEEFARTIAPIALPAV comes from the coding sequence ATGATCCTCATCGTGTACTACTCCGGCGAGGGGCATACGGAGAAGGTGGCGACGGCGCTTGCAGAAAAGGTCGGGGGCCGGCTTGCGAGGATAGAGCCGGTTACGGAAGCGGGGATGTTTCGGAAAGGCATGATGGCGATGTTCGGGATGCGGGCGGAGGTCCGCCCGGTGAAGACGGATCTTGCCGACGTCGATTTCCTGGTCGTCGCAACCCCGGTCTGGTCGCGGAAGGTTCCGCCCTACGTCAACGAGTATCTCTCGAAGGTCACGGGCGCCGCGGGAAAACCCTTCTCGGTGCTCGTGGAGATGGGCGGTTCCGGGGCGGAGAGCGCCGTCGAGATCGTGAGAAGAAGCCTTGAGGCGAAGGGGATGCGGTTCGTCTCCTCGGCCGTGACAATTGAGAGCGAGGTCGATGCCGGGCGGTTCGGCCCGACGATCGAGGAGTTCGCCCGGACGATCGCACCGATTGCCCTCCCGGCCGTATAG
- a CDS encoding pro-sigmaK processing inhibitor BofA family protein, giving the protein MSLLTGLLALILVIILAFVLYKVVKSVTTLIINAVVGVILLWLINLLGLMNLVGRPDIPINIITVLICAIGGVFGVLITVVLHLLGIPLTL; this is encoded by the coding sequence ATGAGCTTACTCACGGGACTCCTGGCTCTGATCCTGGTGATCATCCTTGCGTTCGTCCTCTACAAGGTCGTGAAAAGCGTCACCACCCTCATCATCAACGCCGTCGTGGGCGTGATCCTGCTCTGGCTCATCAACCTCCTAGGCCTGATGAACCTCGTCGGCCGGCCGGATATCCCGATCAACATCATCACCGTCCTGATCTGCGCAATCGGCGGGGTATTCGGCGTCCTCATCACGGTGGTGCTGCACCTCCTCGGGATACCGCTGACGCTGTAA
- a CDS encoding transglutaminase-like domain-containing protein, giving the protein MLIDQVSRTTFACVDGAPRLFPAGLNATLAHGVGDCTDLALLRVEVLRRNGVSARPVHGIMIWDAEAFRTNALHVEILGKGIAVHDWVELGDGRTMGAYEGDPAVRCVKIGEGVCFQPVFESLGYL; this is encoded by the coding sequence GTGCTCATCGACCAGGTGAGCCGAACGACGTTCGCCTGCGTCGACGGTGCCCCTCGCCTCTTCCCGGCGGGTCTCAACGCGACCCTTGCCCACGGGGTGGGCGACTGCACCGATCTCGCGCTCCTCCGGGTGGAAGTCCTCCGGCGAAACGGCGTCTCCGCCCGTCCGGTTCACGGCATCATGATCTGGGATGCGGAGGCGTTCCGGACAAACGCCCTCCACGTCGAGATCCTCGGGAAGGGCATCGCCGTCCACGACTGGGTCGAACTCGGGGACGGCCGGACGATGGGCGCTTACGAAGGGGATCCTGCGGTGCGGTGCGTAAAGATCGGCGAGGGCGTCTGTTTCCAGCCCGTCTTCGAGTCGCTTGGTTACCTCTAG